The Pleuronectes platessa chromosome 23, fPlePla1.1, whole genome shotgun sequence genome contains a region encoding:
- the slc10a7 gene encoding sodium/bile acid cotransporter 7 isoform X1, producing MGLLARVRKEWFIIGIVVVILSAKLQPSFGVRGGPLKPEITIAYVAVSLIFFNSGLSLKTEELTSALLHVRLHLFVQSFTLVFFPLAMWLLLRVLGLTSIDQWLLRGLQTVSCMPPPVSSAVILTKAVGGNEAAAIFNSAFGSFLGIVVTPVLLLIFLGSSSSVPFSSIFSQLFMTVVVPLVLGQVCRRFLKEFLERKKPPFSAVSSAVLLMIIYTTFCDTFSNPNIELDPTSLLLVVLIIFSIQLSFMLLTFTFSTRAGSGFSPADTVAIIFCSTHKSLTLGIPMLKIVFEGYEHLSLISVPLLIYHPAQILLGSVLVPTIRSWMTTQQKVVKTQPPLQPI from the exons gtccaCTGAAGCCAGAGATCACCATCGCCTACGTTGCCGTCTCACTCATCTTCTTCAACAGCGGCCTGTCGCTGAAAACTGAG GAGTTGACGAGCGCGCTGCTTCACGTTCGCCTCCACCTCTTCGTGCAGTCGTTCACGCTGGTCTTCTTCCCGCTGGCCATGTGGCTGCTGCTCCGAGTGCTGGGGCTCACCTCCATCGACCAATGGCTGCTCAGAGG GTTGCAGACGGTGAGCTGCATGCCCCCCCCGGTGTCGTCAGCCGTTATCCTCACCAAGGCGGTCGGAGGCAACGAG gCGGCCGCCATCTTCAACTCAGCGTTCGGGAGCTTCCTG GGAATCGTCGTGActccggtgctgctgctgatcttT cttggcTCCTCATCGTCCGttcccttctcctccatcttctctcaGCTCTTCATGACGGTCGTGGTGCCGCTGGTCCTGGGTCAG gtgtgtcgAAGGTTCCTCAAGGAGTTTCTGGAGAGGAAGAAGCCTCCGTTCAGCGCCGTCAGCAGCGCCGTCCTCCTCATGATCATCTACACCACGTTCTGTGACACGTTCAGTAACCCCAACATCGAGCTGGACCCCACCAGTCTGCTACTGGTCGTCCTCATCA TTTTCTCCATCCAGCTCAGCTTCATGCTGCTCACCTTCACCTTTTCTACCAG gGCGGGTTCAGGATTCAGTCCTGCAGACACTGTCGCCATCATCTTCTGCtccacacacaagtcattaacCCTGg GTATCCCCATGCTGAAGATCGTGTTCGAGGGCTACGAGCACCTCTCCCTGATCTCGGTTCCCCTGCTGATCTACCACCCGGCTCAGATCCTGCTCGGCTCGGTCCTCGTGCCAACCATCCGCAGCTGGATGACCACGCAGCAGAAG GTGGTGAAGACGCAGCCGCCGCTCCAGCCCATCTGA
- the slc10a7 gene encoding sodium/bile acid cotransporter 7 isoform X2 → MGLLARVRKEWFIIGIVVVILSAKLQPSFGVRGGPLKPEITIAYVAVSLIFFNSGLSLKTEELTSALLHVRLHLFVQSFTLVFFPLAMWLLLRVLGLTSIDQWLLRGLQTVSCMPPPVSSAVILTKAVGGNEAAAIFNSAFGSFLGIVVTPVLLLIFLGSSSSVPFSSIFSQLFMTVVVPLVLGQVCRRFLKEFLERKKPPFSAVSSAVLLMIIYTTFCDTFSNPNIELDPTSLLLVVLIIFSIQLSFMLLTFTFSTRAGSGFSPADTVAIIFCSTHKSLTLGIPMLKIVFEGYEHLSLISVPLLIYHPAQILLGSVLVPTIRSWMTTQQKSSLLLR, encoded by the exons gtccaCTGAAGCCAGAGATCACCATCGCCTACGTTGCCGTCTCACTCATCTTCTTCAACAGCGGCCTGTCGCTGAAAACTGAG GAGTTGACGAGCGCGCTGCTTCACGTTCGCCTCCACCTCTTCGTGCAGTCGTTCACGCTGGTCTTCTTCCCGCTGGCCATGTGGCTGCTGCTCCGAGTGCTGGGGCTCACCTCCATCGACCAATGGCTGCTCAGAGG GTTGCAGACGGTGAGCTGCATGCCCCCCCCGGTGTCGTCAGCCGTTATCCTCACCAAGGCGGTCGGAGGCAACGAG gCGGCCGCCATCTTCAACTCAGCGTTCGGGAGCTTCCTG GGAATCGTCGTGActccggtgctgctgctgatcttT cttggcTCCTCATCGTCCGttcccttctcctccatcttctctcaGCTCTTCATGACGGTCGTGGTGCCGCTGGTCCTGGGTCAG gtgtgtcgAAGGTTCCTCAAGGAGTTTCTGGAGAGGAAGAAGCCTCCGTTCAGCGCCGTCAGCAGCGCCGTCCTCCTCATGATCATCTACACCACGTTCTGTGACACGTTCAGTAACCCCAACATCGAGCTGGACCCCACCAGTCTGCTACTGGTCGTCCTCATCA TTTTCTCCATCCAGCTCAGCTTCATGCTGCTCACCTTCACCTTTTCTACCAG gGCGGGTTCAGGATTCAGTCCTGCAGACACTGTCGCCATCATCTTCTGCtccacacacaagtcattaacCCTGg GTATCCCCATGCTGAAGATCGTGTTCGAGGGCTACGAGCACCTCTCCCTGATCTCGGTTCCCCTGCTGATCTACCACCCGGCTCAGATCCTGCTCGGCTCGGTCCTCGTGCCAACCATCCGCAGCTGGATGACCACGCAGCAGAAG TCTAGTCTGTTGTTGCGATAG